One stretch of Ursus arctos isolate Adak ecotype North America unplaced genomic scaffold, UrsArc2.0 scaffold_37, whole genome shotgun sequence DNA includes these proteins:
- the LOC130542533 gene encoding ral guanine nucleotide dissociation stimulator-like, with the protein MGSDSQEPGTQGPRLPQGLPGASAWEVPCPLTPLPNLSVPRVISSVLGTWLDHYPEDFFQPPEFPCLKTLLAYVGLLVPGSDLEQRAWLLLSRLRHLEPAEPEAGAAAPERDPRPRRKLVPPPTVVPDAASEPELENPITAAGAQQLKRAGTSSVVSGPVQLVVRALIHREDVQESPAPLESQEPQQAPAPATEVPEEPEMTPPTSEPRQDILTALTPCRELEESRAPLESLEPAQAPALPMEVPEGTLMPPALSETAQDILTALTPSQELQEPRPASAAPEPEQPAAPASEVPEEPLRPRPMSQPTEDILPPLTPCQELEDRPALFAAPASAHAAALATEVPEGPLMPLAMSEC; encoded by the exons atgggctctgacagccaggagccggggacccaggggcccaggctcccacaggggctccctggggcatccgcgtgggaggtgccctgtcctctgactcctctgcccaacctgtctgtccccagggtcatctcctccgtcctgggcacctggctggaccactaccctgaagatttcttccagcccccagaatttccctgcctaaagacactactggcatacgtagggctcctcgtgccaggctcagacctggagcaacgtgcctggctcctcctctctcggctgcgacacctcgagcccgctgagccggaggctgggg cagcagccccagagcgagatccgcgaccgcgccgaaagctagtcccacctcccactgtggtgcctgatgcagcttcagagcctgagctggaaaatcccatcactgctgctggagctcagcaactcaaaagagcagggacgtcatctgtcgtgtcgggcccagtgcagctggtggtcagagctctgatccaccgtgaggacgtgcaagagtcacctgcgcccttggaaagccaggagcctcagcaggccccagcaccagccacggaggtccctgaagagcccgagatgacacctcccacgtcagagccacggcaggatatactcacagctctgactccctgtcgggagctagaagagtcacgtgcacctttggaaagcctggagcccgcgcaggctccagcactacctatggaggtccctgaggggaccctgatgccacctgccctgtcggagacggcgcaggacatactcactgctctgactccctctcaggagctccaggagccacgtccggcctcggcagcgccggagcccgagcagcctgcagcaccagcttcggaggtccctgaagagccccttaggccgcgtcccatgtcacagccaacagaggatatactcccacctctgactccctgtcaggagcttgaggaccgccctgcacttttcgcagccccagcgtccgcgcacgctgcagcactagctacggaggtccctgaagggcccctgatgccacttgccatgtctga gtgctag